From the Ruminiclostridium josui JCM 17888 genome, one window contains:
- a CDS encoding methyl-accepting chemotaxis protein: MSIGKKILCIVIGCIIIVGGGTALYSIYDFPVYIIAAIFCIFAVAVGVWLTFSLTIPIKVLSRVVERTANFDLSHDKTYNQIKGRKDEIGFLARNLSTMRGSLREILGLMTDASEKVIENSQQVERMTETLKEKADDTLATTEHISASMQESAATSHQINFSTQEIKKNINLIAQNSEEGAQTASEVSIKASEIKESAVLSAENANNVYLEVKQQLQGAIDKAGEVSHIDQLAQAILQITEQTNLLSLNAAIEAARAGEAGKGFAVVADEIRKLADQSSKTAADIKNIVKTVNESVGALTESAGVLLEFVDKEVLNDYKKLINTGEQYYNDSAQFSKIMNEFNDSAKAMNNSIANIVTALEQVTSSVNESAEGVEVITAKTAEVVEHFANVKVSTQDNLVASKKLKDQVSKFTL; the protein is encoded by the coding sequence ATGTCTATAGGCAAAAAGATATTGTGTATTGTAATCGGTTGCATAATTATTGTCGGCGGTGGGACTGCCTTATATAGTATTTACGATTTTCCTGTTTATATAATTGCGGCAATATTTTGCATATTTGCCGTTGCGGTAGGAGTATGGCTTACTTTTTCTCTTACCATACCTATTAAAGTGCTTTCACGAGTTGTTGAACGAACTGCAAATTTTGATTTATCACATGACAAGACATATAACCAGATAAAGGGCAGAAAGGACGAAATAGGATTTCTTGCAAGAAACCTTTCAACTATGAGAGGTTCGTTGAGAGAAATCCTTGGACTTATGACTGATGCATCTGAAAAAGTTATTGAAAATTCTCAGCAAGTAGAGAGAATGACTGAAACTTTGAAAGAAAAGGCAGACGATACATTAGCAACTACAGAGCATATATCTGCGTCAATGCAGGAATCAGCAGCTACATCTCATCAGATTAATTTTAGTACGCAGGAAATAAAGAAAAATATTAATCTTATTGCTCAAAACTCAGAGGAAGGGGCACAAACAGCAAGTGAAGTCAGCATTAAGGCAAGTGAAATAAAAGAAAGTGCTGTATTATCTGCAGAGAATGCAAATAATGTATACCTTGAAGTTAAACAGCAGCTTCAGGGGGCAATTGATAAAGCTGGGGAGGTTTCTCACATTGACCAGCTAGCTCAGGCTATACTACAGATAACGGAACAGACAAATTTACTTTCGCTTAATGCGGCTATAGAAGCGGCAAGAGCTGGAGAAGCTGGAAAAGGTTTTGCTGTAGTAGCAGACGAGATAAGAAAGCTTGCAGACCAGTCTTCTAAAACTGCAGCTGATATTAAAAATATAGTAAAGACTGTAAATGAATCAGTAGGTGCGTTGACTGAAAGTGCAGGAGTGCTTTTGGAGTTTGTGGATAAGGAAGTATTGAACGATTATAAAAAGCTAATTAATACAGGTGAGCAGTACTATAACGATTCAGCACAGTTCAGCAAAATAATGAATGAATTTAATGACTCTGCAAAGGCTATGAACAATTCCATTGCCAATATTGTTACTGCTTTGGAACAGGTTACTTCCAGTGTAAATGAAAGTGCAGAGGGAGTTGAAGTTATTACAGCTAAAACAGCAGAGGTTGTTGAACACTTTGCAAATGTCAAAGTTTCCACTCAAGATAATCTTGTTGCTTCCAAGAAGCTGAAGGATCAGGTATCAAAGTTCACACTATAA
- a CDS encoding HD-GYP domain-containing protein, with the protein MEREYVKVSNEILDSILADDVYTRGGNMIVPADTLISEHILKKLKAFRVERVTIYRSHSILGNEYLSDMSISDSQKEYIEDVNATKAILRNLAIGKELDIDNVKTITDNIYDRLGDVNSIIECINSIKVADQYTYSHSVNVAFYAMLLGKWMNLNKMQIKDLAMAGLLHDIGKSKISTEIINKKGPLSESEFEIIKRHPIYGYDIIKNIPEISLEIKRAVLLHHEKEDGTGYPIGIQGNKKNLYAKIITAADIFDAITSERAYKEKQTPFSAFKEMEKIGYDIVDPMVMGVMFDNMPRYYVGSKVKLDNGEIGEVVYVPSSCAYAPVVKINEDFVDFAKEKEALIRELL; encoded by the coding sequence GTGGAAAGAGAATATGTAAAAGTAAGTAATGAAATTTTGGATAGTATTTTGGCTGATGATGTTTATACCCGTGGAGGAAACATGATAGTTCCGGCTGATACGCTGATATCAGAGCATATTTTAAAGAAACTAAAGGCATTTAGAGTCGAAAGAGTAACCATTTACAGATCTCATTCAATTCTTGGTAACGAATATCTTTCAGATATGAGCATTAGTGACAGCCAGAAAGAATATATTGAAGATGTTAATGCTACCAAGGCAATATTACGTAACCTGGCTATTGGTAAGGAACTGGATATTGATAACGTAAAAACCATTACAGATAATATTTATGATAGGCTGGGAGACGTAAACTCAATAATAGAATGTATTAATTCAATTAAGGTAGCTGATCAATATACATATTCACATTCTGTAAATGTTGCATTTTATGCAATGCTATTGGGTAAGTGGATGAACCTGAACAAAATGCAAATTAAGGATCTTGCTATGGCAGGTCTCTTGCATGATATAGGTAAGTCTAAAATATCTACTGAAATTATAAATAAAAAGGGACCCCTTAGTGAAAGCGAATTTGAGATTATAAAAAGACATCCTATTTACGGATATGATATTATTAAAAACATTCCAGAAATATCATTGGAAATAAAAAGAGCAGTTTTACTGCACCACGAAAAGGAAGATGGTACAGGGTATCCAATTGGAATTCAAGGTAATAAAAAGAACCTTTATGCGAAAATAATTACGGCTGCAGATATATTTGATGCAATAACCTCTGAAAGAGCATACAAAGAAAAGCAGACACCGTTCTCAGCATTCAAGGAAATGGAAAAAATAGGGTATGATATTGTTGACCCTATGGTAATGGGTGTAATGTTTGATAATATGCCAAGGTATTATGTTGGTTCAAAGGTAAAGCTTGACAACGGTGAGATTGGGGAAGTAGTTTACGTTCCAAGTTCTTGTGCCTATGCTCCGGTTGTAAAAATAAATGAGGATTTTGTTGACTTTGCAAAGGAAAAAGAAGCACTTATAAGGGAATTGCTATAG
- a CDS encoding LysR family transcriptional regulator, whose translation MDINFELYKIFYQCAENKSFSEAARKLYITQSAVSQSIKSLEKQLGVTLFLRKSRNIQLTNEGELLFSYVSQAYNFLKTAEEKIQEFEGLTAGEIRIGVSDSICKYFIMPYIKKFGQMYPNIMVKVINRTTPQLLDVLKGGLIDIAISTLPVNQDIFNAAHFISVQDIFVASDKFKEIKEREISLQELNSYPLVLLQSDSSTRKSVDRFFQSQGLTCTPEIELESLDLLVEFAKIGTGIACVLKESALDAIKSGELFKIKMKEPLPPRSIGVVTMKNVVLSKAVKTFISELI comes from the coding sequence ATGGATATAAATTTTGAATTGTATAAAATATTTTATCAATGTGCTGAAAACAAAAGCTTTTCGGAGGCAGCACGCAAACTATATATAACACAGTCTGCTGTAAGTCAGTCTATAAAGAGCCTTGAAAAGCAGCTTGGTGTAACCTTGTTCCTCAGAAAGTCAAGAAATATCCAGTTGACAAATGAAGGTGAACTTCTTTTTAGTTATGTTTCACAAGCTTATAATTTTTTGAAAACTGCCGAAGAAAAGATTCAGGAATTTGAAGGCCTTACTGCCGGCGAAATCCGAATAGGAGTAAGCGATTCAATATGTAAATATTTCATAATGCCATATATAAAAAAGTTCGGGCAAATGTACCCAAATATTATGGTTAAGGTTATAAACAGAACTACTCCCCAACTATTGGATGTGTTAAAAGGGGGCCTAATAGACATTGCCATTTCTACGCTGCCAGTTAATCAGGATATATTTAATGCTGCTCATTTTATTTCAGTTCAAGATATTTTTGTAGCATCAGATAAGTTTAAAGAAATTAAAGAGCGGGAAATATCTTTGCAAGAATTAAACAGTTATCCTCTTGTATTACTACAGTCAGATAGCTCAACCAGAAAATCTGTTGATCGTTTCTTCCAAAGCCAAGGACTTACTTGCACCCCCGAAATAGAACTGGAAAGTCTTGACCTTCTGGTTGAATTCGCAAAAATAGGCACAGGAATCGCTTGTGTATTGAAGGAAAGTGCTTTGGATGCAATTAAATCGGGGGAACTATTCAAAATAAAAATGAAAGAACCCCTACCTCCAAGAAGTATAGGGGTTGTCACCATGAAAAACGTGGTATTATCCAAAGCAGTGAAAACTTTTATAAGTGAACTGATATAA
- a CDS encoding phosphoribosylformylglycinamidine synthase, with translation MQSTVKRLFVVKKHPYDVEAQGLLKDLRETLGIKALDSLKIINRYDVEGISDSEYQLARNTIFSEPTVDLAFDEEYEIPSNCRAFAVEYLPGQYDQRADSATQCVQLLTQGDRPDINTARVIVLEGNISEEEFNSIKKYYINPVESREANMAKPETLKSQVEQPEDVATIDGFISMDEKQLSELLREMGFAMSFDDIVFCQSYFKNTEKRDPSVTEMRMIDTYWSDHCRHTTFLTCIDSVKFEKGRFTEIIEETYKDYMEKREDIYKERNDKDVCLMDVALMAMKTLRKQGKLKDLDLSDEINACSIVVNADINGKNEEWLVMFKNETHNHPTEIEPFGGAATCLGGAIRDPLSGRVYVYQAMRVTGSGDPRAKLEDTIQGKLPQKKITTGAAAGYSSYGNQIGLATGQVAEIYDEGYVAKRMEIGAVIGAAPRKNVVRMQPEAGDKIILLGGRTGRDGCGGATGSSKAHTEESLMTCGAEVQKGNPPTERKIQRLFRNPDVSTLIKRCNDFGAGGVSVAIGELADGLEINLDAVPKKYEGLDGTELAISESQERMAVVVAACDVEKFISHAAEENLEAVVVAEVKAEPRLKMSWRGKQIVDLSREFLNSNGAKQRIDIEVSAPSEITYFDECNEIKIDSLKEYWINNLQNLNRCSQKGLVERFDSTIGANTVLMPFGGKTQLTPAEGMAAKLPLMEGDTTTGTLMSFGYNPDISKWSPFHGAVYAVVESIAKIVAMGGDYSTARLTLQEYFEKPGKDAKRWGKPLSALLGAYYAQMKLGTAAIGGKDSMSGSFMDMDVPPTLVSFAVNTVNVENVVSNEFKAAGSKVVLLKVKLDDNMLPDFDELDKVYRRVNKLATEKSILSASSVRSGGIAEIISKMAFGNMIGFKLEGMTDVSLLFKPFYGSIILEIPENIEITKVLEGLRYTVLGNTTDNSELNINSTILKLDELADKWQKPLEKVFPTKVTEEQKNVVAYSYEAKAKLKPSVKIAKPRVFIPVFPGTNCEYDTKKVFENAGGIVETLVIKNMTHNDIEESIKRMETLIDNSQIIMIPGGFSAGDEPEGSGKFIATAFRNPVISEAVMKLLKNRDGLVLGICNGFQALIKLGLLPFGEIREIDETCPTLTFNTIGRHQSSLVKTRIASNLSPWLNKVKVGDIHTVAISHGEGRFTASNDVLTALEANGQIATQYVDLNGKPTYDISYNPNGSINAIEGITSPDGRVFGKMGHSERIGANLYKNVPGEKDQKIFQAGIEYFG, from the coding sequence ATGCAGAGTACTGTAAAAAGGTTATTTGTTGTAAAGAAACATCCTTATGACGTTGAAGCACAGGGACTTTTAAAGGATTTAAGAGAAACGCTGGGAATAAAGGCATTGGATTCTTTAAAGATAATAAACAGGTATGATGTGGAAGGCATTAGCGATTCTGAGTATCAGTTGGCAAGAAATACTATCTTTTCTGAGCCAACAGTTGATTTGGCCTTTGATGAGGAATATGAAATTCCTTCAAATTGCAGAGCTTTTGCAGTTGAGTATCTTCCTGGACAATACGACCAAAGAGCTGATTCTGCTACGCAATGCGTGCAACTTTTGACACAAGGTGACAGACCTGATATAAACACTGCAAGAGTAATTGTCTTAGAAGGCAATATTTCAGAAGAAGAATTCAATTCAATAAAAAAATACTATATAAATCCTGTTGAAAGCAGGGAAGCAAATATGGCAAAACCCGAAACTCTTAAATCTCAGGTTGAGCAGCCAGAAGATGTTGCTACTATAGATGGATTTATATCTATGGATGAAAAGCAACTTTCCGAGCTTTTAAGAGAAATGGGCTTTGCAATGTCTTTTGACGATATTGTTTTCTGCCAGAGCTACTTTAAGAATACTGAGAAACGTGACCCTTCAGTAACAGAAATGAGAATGATAGACACTTACTGGTCGGATCACTGCAGACATACAACTTTTCTTACCTGTATTGACAGTGTAAAGTTTGAAAAAGGCAGATTTACTGAAATTATTGAGGAAACCTACAAAGACTATATGGAAAAAAGAGAGGATATTTATAAGGAGCGTAATGACAAAGACGTATGCCTTATGGATGTAGCTCTTATGGCAATGAAAACACTTAGAAAACAAGGAAAACTAAAGGACCTTGACCTTTCAGATGAAATAAATGCTTGTAGTATAGTTGTTAATGCAGATATAAACGGAAAAAATGAAGAGTGGCTTGTAATGTTTAAAAATGAGACACACAATCATCCTACAGAAATTGAGCCTTTTGGTGGAGCTGCAACATGTCTGGGAGGCGCTATCAGAGACCCATTGTCAGGAAGAGTTTATGTATACCAAGCAATGAGAGTAACCGGCAGCGGTGACCCTAGAGCAAAGCTTGAAGATACTATACAAGGAAAGCTTCCACAGAAGAAAATCACAACTGGAGCAGCTGCAGGATACAGTTCCTACGGTAATCAAATAGGCCTTGCCACCGGACAGGTAGCCGAAATATACGACGAGGGCTATGTTGCAAAGAGAATGGAAATAGGTGCAGTAATAGGTGCAGCACCAAGAAAAAATGTTGTAAGGATGCAGCCAGAAGCAGGAGATAAGATAATCCTGCTTGGTGGAAGAACGGGTAGAGATGGCTGCGGAGGAGCAACTGGTTCATCTAAGGCACATACTGAAGAATCTCTCATGACATGTGGTGCTGAGGTTCAGAAGGGTAATCCTCCTACAGAGAGAAAAATACAGCGTTTATTTAGAAACCCTGATGTAAGCACATTAATAAAGAGATGCAATGACTTCGGTGCAGGAGGAGTGTCTGTTGCAATTGGAGAATTAGCAGACGGACTTGAAATAAATCTTGATGCTGTTCCAAAGAAATACGAAGGATTGGATGGCACAGAGTTGGCAATTTCAGAGTCCCAGGAGCGTATGGCAGTTGTTGTTGCAGCTTGCGATGTGGAAAAATTTATAAGCCATGCAGCCGAAGAAAATCTTGAAGCAGTTGTTGTTGCGGAAGTAAAAGCGGAACCAAGACTTAAAATGTCATGGAGAGGAAAGCAAATAGTAGACTTAAGCCGTGAATTCTTGAATTCAAACGGTGCAAAGCAACGAATAGACATAGAGGTTTCAGCACCAAGTGAAATAACATATTTTGATGAATGTAATGAAATAAAGATAGACAGTTTAAAAGAATACTGGATTAATAATCTGCAAAATCTTAACAGATGTAGTCAAAAAGGATTGGTTGAAAGATTTGATTCCACAATAGGTGCAAATACTGTACTTATGCCTTTCGGCGGAAAAACGCAGCTTACTCCTGCAGAAGGTATGGCTGCAAAGCTGCCACTTATGGAAGGTGATACAACAACCGGAACACTTATGTCCTTTGGATACAATCCTGACATTTCAAAATGGAGTCCTTTCCATGGGGCAGTATATGCTGTTGTAGAATCAATTGCAAAAATAGTTGCTATGGGCGGTGACTACAGTACAGCAAGACTTACTCTACAAGAATATTTTGAAAAGCCAGGAAAAGATGCAAAGCGTTGGGGAAAACCATTAAGTGCATTGCTTGGTGCATATTATGCCCAGATGAAACTGGGAACGGCAGCTATTGGTGGAAAGGACAGTATGTCTGGAAGTTTTATGGATATGGATGTTCCACCCACATTGGTCTCTTTTGCTGTAAATACAGTTAATGTTGAAAATGTAGTTTCAAACGAATTCAAAGCTGCAGGAAGTAAGGTAGTACTTCTAAAAGTAAAGCTTGACGATAATATGCTTCCTGATTTTGATGAGCTTGACAAAGTTTACAGGCGTGTAAATAAACTTGCCACAGAAAAGTCCATTTTGTCTGCAAGCTCTGTAAGATCAGGCGGTATTGCAGAAATAATTAGCAAAATGGCATTTGGTAATATGATAGGATTTAAACTTGAAGGAATGACAGATGTTTCACTTCTGTTTAAACCCTTCTACGGTTCTATAATACTTGAGATACCTGAAAATATAGAAATAACAAAAGTATTGGAAGGCTTAAGATACACTGTATTAGGAAATACTACTGATAATTCGGAACTTAACATAAACAGTACTATACTTAAACTTGATGAACTTGCAGATAAGTGGCAGAAACCTTTAGAAAAGGTATTCCCTACGAAGGTAACAGAGGAACAGAAAAATGTAGTTGCATATAGCTATGAAGCAAAAGCAAAACTAAAACCTTCTGTAAAGATTGCAAAGCCAAGAGTATTTATTCCTGTATTTCCGGGAACAAACTGTGAATACGATACTAAAAAGGTATTTGAAAATGCAGGAGGAATCGTAGAAACACTGGTAATAAAGAACATGACTCATAATGACATTGAAGAGTCTATAAAGAGAATGGAAACACTGATAGATAATTCTCAGATAATCATGATTCCCGGAGGTTTCAGTGCTGGTGACGAACCAGAAGGATCAGGTAAGTTTATTGCTACAGCTTTCAGAAATCCTGTTATCAGTGAAGCTGTCATGAAACTTCTGAAAAACAGAGATGGATTGGTTTTAGGTATTTGTAATGGATTCCAGGCACTTATTAAGTTAGGACTCCTTCCATTTGGTGAAATAAGAGAAATTGATGAGACATGTCCTACACTGACCTTTAATACAATAGGACGACACCAATCCAGCTTGGTTAAAACAAGAATAGCATCAAACCTTTCCCCATGGCTTAACAAAGTAAAGGTTGGTGATATTCATACAGTAGCAATATCTCATGGGGAAGGAAGGTTTACTGCAAGCAATGATGTTCTAACTGCACTAGAAGCAAACGGACAAATAGCGACCCAGTATGTTGACCTTAATGGAAAGCCCACTTATGATATATCATATAATCCTAACGGCTCAATAAATGCCATAGAAGGTATTACAAGCCCCGATGGCAGAGTTTTCGGTAAAATGGGACATTCTGAAAGAATAGGAGCAAATCTGTACAAAAATGTACCTGGTGAAAAAGACCAGAAGATTTTCCAGGCCGGAATCGAGTATTTTGGCTAA